In Eubalaena glacialis isolate mEubGla1 chromosome 12, mEubGla1.1.hap2.+ XY, whole genome shotgun sequence, a single window of DNA contains:
- the SLC35D3 gene encoding solute carrier family 35 member D3 has translation MRQLCRGRVLGISVAIAHGVFSGSLNILLKFLISRYQFTFLTLVQCLTSSTAALSLELLRRLGFIAVPPFGLSLARSFAGVTVLSTLQSSLTLWSLRGLSLPMYVVFKRCLPLVTMLIGVLVLKNGAPSPGVLAAVLITTCGAALAGAGDLTGDPIGYVTGVLAVLVHAAYLVLIQKASADTEHGPLTAQYVIAVSATPLLVIFSFASSDSIHAWTFPGWKDPAMVCIFVACILIGCAMNFTTLHCTYINSAVTTSFVGVVKSIATITVGMVAFSDVEPTSLFIAGVVVNTLGSIIYCVAKFLETRKQSNYEDLETQPGGEEAQPSGDQLPFGLEELPAEGGNGGSEGGKAAGGSTQQGGQEARGSPRGVPLVAGSSQISDSPEEVSKRSLKDTYLEVWRLVRGAKYMKKDYLIENEELPSP, from the exons ATGCGGCAGCTGTGCCGGGGCCGCGTGCTGGGCATCTCGGTGGCCATCGCGCACGGGGTCTTCTCGGGCTCCCTCAACATCCTGCTCAAGTTCCTCATCAGCCGCTACCAGTTCACCTTCCTGACCCTGGTGCAGTGCCTGACCAGCTCCACCGCGGCGCTGAGCCTGGAGCTGCTGCGGCGCCTCGGGTTCATCGCTGTGCCCCCCTTTGGCCTGAGCCTGGCTCGCTCCTTCGCGGGCGTCACCGTGCTCTCCACGCTGCAGTCCAGCCTCACGCTCTGGTCCCTGCGCGGCCTCAGCCTGCCTATGTACGTGGTCTTCAAGCGCTGCCTGCCCCTGGTCACCATGCTCATCGGCGTCCTGGTGCTCAAGAACGGCGCGCCCTCGCCGGGGGTGCTCGCGGCCGTGCTCATCACCACTTGCGGCGCGGCGCTGGCAG GAGCCGGCGACCTGACCGGCGACCCCATCGGGTACGTAACGGGCGTGCTGGCGGTGCTGGTGCACGCCGCCTACCTGGTGCTCATCCAGAAGGCGAGCGCCGACACGGAGCACGGGCCGCTCACCGCGCAGTACGTCATCGCTGTCTCCGCCACCCCGCTGCTGGTCATCTTCTCCTTCGCCAGCAGCGACTCTATCCACGCCTGGACCTTCCCCGGCTGGAAGGACCCGGCCATGGTGTGCATCTTCGTGGCCTGCATCCTGATCGGCTGTGCCATGAACTTCACTACGCTGCACTGCACCTACATCAACTCAGCGGTGACCACCAGCTTCGTGGGGGTGGTGAAGAGCATCGCCACCATCACGGTGGGTATGGTGGCCTTCAGCGATGTGGAGCCCACCTCTCTATTCATTGCCGGAGTCGTGGTGAACACCCTGGGCTCCATCATTTACTGCGTGGCCAAATTTTTGGAAACCAGAAAGCAAAGCAACTACGAGGACTTGGAGACGCAGCCTGGGGGAGAGGAGGCGCAGCCAAGTGGAGACCAGCTGCCGTTCGGCTTGGAGGAGCTGCCCGCGGAGGGTGGAAATGGCGGGTCAGAAGGTGGGAAGGCAGCAGGTGGCTCCACTCAGCAGGGTGGGCAAGAGGCGAGGGGCAGCCCTAGAGGAGTCCCGCTGGTGGCTGGGAGCTCGCAGATCTCAGACAGCCCTGAAGAAGTGAGCAAGAGGTCATTAAAGGATACTTACCTCGAAGTGTGGAGGTTAGTTAGGGGAGCCAAGTATATGAAAAAGGATTATTTGATAGAAAATGAAGAGCTACCCAGTCCTTGA